CTATTCTCATTGGCGCCCTTGGGATGCTTCACATCCGAGTGCTTCGCCGGATCGAAGACGTACATGGGGAGCTCGAGGAAGACGGTCCGCTTGAGGAAAACGGGCACCCGCTCGTACAGCTGCGGCGGGAAGGGGATGAGGACGCTGGTCCGGTCGAGCCAGCGCTTGTATCCCTCCCAGTTGTTGCCCTTTTCGTAGCGAGACTTGGCCTTGGGTCGTTCCGAGAGGGGCAGGCCGGAGACGAACATGAGGAGGACGGTGAGCAGGAAGGGGCCGAGGATTGTGGCGTACAGGGCCTTGTacgcctggccgccgacgtagccgtccgccgccgaggataCGGCGATCATGTAGAtggctgctggtgctgtgTAAGCGAGAGGGAGCGACGAAGCAATGCGGTACAGCAGGGTGGCTTACAAAATTGTATCAGTATCTCTCCAAAGTAATTTGGATGGCGCGAGACGTAGAAGAAGCCCTTGTCGCACACGGCCGAGCCGTCATGCGCCTGGCGGAACCTGTACTTTTGCACGTCGCTGACGCTCTCCATGACGAAGCCTATGGCGAAgagcacgacgccggcgatgTCGCGGCCGGTGCCGAAGTCGTGCTGGGGGTAGGCAGTGACGGCGGGGCTGTTGAGGACGGTGACGGGTAGGGAGACGGCCCAGACCCAGACCATCTGGGCGACCCAGAAGCCGAGGAACGGGAAGAAGCGGTCGCGCTTGTCATCGAAGCGGTCGTCGGAGCCCGTGCGCAGGATgcggaagaagaggaagcccGAGAGGCGGATGGCCCAGGCGATGAGGAAGAgcgaggcgacgagctggcgggcgtggtggtggcccgaGAGCGCGAGGGTCAGGatggcgagcacggcgaagttggagccgccggcgaggtctgcgggcgccgtcagtcagacagacagacagacagacagacaatCGATCAATACGAGCTGGGAATAAATCTTACCCGTGAGCTTATCAAACTTGAACGTAAAGGCGATGGCGAAGAACAAGAGCTGGTAGGCGACGGTCACAATGGCCGTAATGCCCAGGTAGTAGTGGTCGAGCACGTAAGCGGTGCCCATGGGGACTGACGCGGCTGCCCGCGCTGGTAGTATTTTTTGGTGGTTCTCGTAGGCAGCGGATGTTCTGTCTTGACACGTCGCGACCAAATTGTGTATGTGTAGGCGTGTGAGGTTGATGGCAATGTTGTGTGAAGTAACGGTGACGTCCCAGCAGCGAGACACACCACGGGACGGGGTGGAATAGTCTCTGTTCGTTACTGTTTTCCTTggacgtggccgacgagcatAAAGCTCATGAGGAGCTCTTATAGCGAGGCTTCATGTTGGTCATTGCACCTGCTGCATTTGCTGTTGGGGTCCGCCGCAAAAGTCTATGACGGGCTGTGCGTCATGGGACTCTCAAGGCCGATGGCTCGAGGAGTCGAGCTCCAATGTCATCATTGACTCTGGGCAGTCGGTTGGTCGGTACCTTGTTGGTGTGTGCGCCACTGCCATTGCTAGAGGTACCTCTCACACTCACACTCGCACACTTTGGCGGGAGTCGTAGGTACACCCACTACTAGCCCACTGTACTTGTGCTCACTGCCCGCAAGATGGCTGCTGTAGCGTACTGGGCTCATCGAGTGGACGGACCCGTTACAacggcagcaggagcaggagggaCTCGGCCGCGCTTGCCAACAAAGGTCGATCTCGAAGTCACGACGGCAGGCGCCTTCATCGCCAGTCCCTCCTTCTCTTTGGAGCAGAGCCAAGTTGAGTGTGAGATTCAACTACCTGTCCTGCACCTACAATGCCATTTACCATCCTTTTACATCTCAAGACCGGACGCTTGTATCCCACTTTTGTTAGATCTCTGAAGCCCGGGTTGCGGCTGGTCTGCGCACCACAGTCCAATCGTCTAATAACCTGCTCTTCTCATTGCGTCTCGTCTGCCAGCGACAAATACATCAAATGACAACGACCCTCTAGAGCTTCACTCCCCGTCGCCAACTGTTGCCTGATGGGAGCTGTTCTTTCCGCAACGCGCACTAACACCCATGTGGCTCCGACACCGACCGTCAACCGCTCCGCCGTCCCTGGGCGGCCCCCCGAGACATCGGCGACAAGGCGCCACCGTCACGCCGCAATAGCCTGAAGCCGAGTCGCTCCGCCCTCAACGGCGCAACGCAACGTGATGCATCTCCTCTTTTAGCCGCCGACAACAGCCAACCCCCGTTCCCACACGTCTTGAACTGTGCAAGAACAGCCACAGTGGTGTGGTATGGTACAGTACCTTGCTATGATATGGTACGCTACCTGACCAAGCGCCAGTGAGACCCCGCGACCCTCGAGTCCCACGCGCCAACTCAACGACGATGGGCCGAGGTCTCTTGGCCAGAGACAAAAGGCCGCGATGAACCAACCCAACGGTGCGTGGTGAAGACGGCAGCGTTGGAACCGAGCATGGTTATCTGCAGTCCAAGCCAGTGCCGCTGAGGAACCCCTTGAGGCAGCGCGAGAGAGGCGCCCCCCAAACAGGGGTTGTTTGGAGTGTCCCAGCCAGTCTCAGGTTTCGCCCCCTAGGTGCAAAGTACGTACCGACGAGTGCAACAACACCACAGCCGACTTACACGGAGCGACTTCGCGACCGGCTTCGACTGCGCACCACCGTTTGAGAATCTACTTCAGCCCTTGGAAACATGCCATCCTCTGACACAGGCCCCTTGAGTTTTCAGAGTCCTCACCAGGCGGTAGCCTCCCAGGTCCATCGCGGAGTCTCCCCAATCTCCCCCAGCCGCTCCGCCGTTCATGTTGTAGTGGCCTTGGGCCAGGTCGCCAACCCCGTGTGTCCGTgggccgcctcgtcaaccGCTTCGCTCGAGCTCAGTCGCCCTTGCTTTCCACACTGCCTTCTCAGCAAATCGTGACTAATTTCGCTCTCGCAAGCTTCCGGTGTCAGATCCCCCCACGACGCCAAAACAGTGTGTGCTGTCCCTTCGCTGGCGCCCATTCCTCGCGCGCACTGGCCGTCCGCTCATCTCGTGAACCCATATTCTCATCATCGTGCCTTCGCTCGGGGTACCGAATGCTCAGACTGAGGGGTCTCTGATAGAGTGTAAGGCCCTGAGACGGGAACGAAAGCTTGTCACCCTCCCAAGGACTGTTCGTCATACGTCGCTCATATGCCGTATGCATTATTTTATTTCATCTTGTTGGCCCCGTCCCGACTCTGACAAGCGTCGCAGATCATTGTTTCTGCCAGAGTCTTCCGAAGCCCGCGGATTAGTTGGACTGGTTGTTTAGGCAAGACGAGGGCCTGGTCGCCGTTGCACTCCCTGCTCCCATCCTCCACTGCTACGTCTTGAGTGCTCATCGCCAGTGAGGctcttgacgacgacgcataGCCTCTAATATCTCGCGGAAAACAGCAGGCCTGTTTGTGTCTCAAGCTATTGAGAAACCATTACCCGAGTCGACGACACATCGTGGGCGTTTTTCTTTCGCACGGGTCACCATGAGGGCCACGGCTCTTCACGTGCTCATCGCGTGGTTCGTTGTGCAGGTACCTACCCCTCTCCATCTCGCCTTGATTTTGTGTTTCTTGGACGCAAAAAGGACAAGCAAGTGTAGATGCGTACGTAGGACTGACATACCCGTAGACCGCCGCGCTGGGAATTCAGGAAAGGCACTTCGGTAGCCTGGAGAAGAGGGGCGTCCTCGATCAGCTGGGCCAactgctcggcctcgacggcttgGGGACCAACGGAGggaacaacaacaacaaccgAGGAGgggacggaggaggaagaggcaaCAGGAAGGGAAACAACGGTGGAGGAGGCAAtggcggaggaggccgcAATAACAGGGGCGGGGGCAacaatggcggcgctgcccccGCGACGGTGACCCGGACAATCGTGCAGACCGTCACCGTGGACAGAGCTGGCtctggcggcgtcgcgggaggcggcggcggcggcggaggcaacGGCACGGCGCCTCCCGCGAACAATCCTGTtggggcgccggcgacgaagcccgGGTTCGAAGGGTGCGTTTGTTCCCATCATTCCGCTGTGCGACTGAGCAACACGAACTGACTTGCGCGCGTATCGATCACTAGGCTTCGTCTCACGACCATCACGCAAACTGTCCAAGGAGATGGCGCAGGCCCAACCGTCACCGAGACCGTTCAGGGCAATGGGCAAGCCATGACGGTCACCATCACGGAGCTCGCCAGCACCGTCACCCAGACAGTTACCGCCCAGTGCGCGTCACAGCCTGTAAGTCCTCGTTGAAAGATGGAAATTGCTTCTGCGGTACGGAGACTAAATCGACTCGCTCTCGAGGCCGCCCCCCAGCAGCCCGgggggcagcagcccccGGCCCAACAGCGCCCGAACAGAGGCTCGCAGCGCACTCAGAACACTGTCAGCAATGTCGTCCATGCAACAACAAACGCTAACGGTAATGGAGTTGGTGTCTCCACGGTTCCAATCCCAGAGTCGGAGAAGCCCACAACAACCTTTGGTGCTGGCAACCCTCCTGCTCAGCAATCGCCGACAAGCAGTCCGGGAGGCGAGGCTGGGCCCTCGTCCCAGGAAGCCGCTCCTGTCGCCCCGAGTCCTCCGCCAAGTAATCCTCAGGagccgccatcatcatcctcagcTGCTCCAGCCGAgcagcccagcggcggcggtgctggaaGCGATGGCGCAGGAAGCCCCGTcaccagcggcgacggcaggaGCACCGCAACGCTAGTCCCGTCCGTGTCACTCGGGGGGCTTCCCGCGGATatctcggcgccgctcgAGTCTGCAATCACCACGCCGAATGCTGGTGTGATTGCGCCCGCGAAGCCGGTGACGCTGTCGGGCGTCTCGCTGAGCAGCCAGCTAGACCTTGGCCCGCTTGCCCAAGGGACCCCTTCGGCGACGTCTGTTCGGCGATAGGTTTCCATAAGAGGTATGCGTTGACATTAACATGGTACATGCTGCTTTGGACGTAATTAGAGATGTAGAGGTCGTTTGAATATATGCTGCTTCGCTTCGCATATCCATATATCGCCGTCTTTGTGGTGTCGTCCACAGGGTATCAAGGGTAAATTGCTGTGCCGAATGGCGATTCGTCATCGTTCCTTTTTGCTTCTTTACTTGGAAGCAGCGGAACGTGCGGCTAGCTTCATCTTCTTCGCTTGCCTCTTGCTTGGAGGCTGCCCATTACCATCTTCCCCTTTCTTGCGCTTCTGGTTCTTCACCGGCTTGGCCGCCGAGTTGACATCCGAGTTTTGTGCTGACTCGGGGCCATCACCCGAGACaccgccgctggccgtcttGGTGGCTACTTGAACAACGTCAATGACGCCGCGAAAGCCATTCCGCTTCATGCCCTCGTTGACGACAACGCTCCGGGGAATCGAGCGgaagccctcgaggccgcgctcgctcgcgagGCCCCAGACGCTCAGCAGGTTGACAATGTCCGAGGGTCCCCGAAGGCCCAGGGTTGTCTTTGCCTCACTGCTTATTATGAAgccacggccgcgggtggcgcGGAAAAGATTTGTGACATTGCCGATGAAATTTGCGCGGCCGCGAGAGTCTGCAGACAGAAGCTGGGCGTAGCAGATCTCAAAGCGCACGCCGCGAGATACGGCGGCCATGCATGGCTTGGGCCGGAAGTGGAAGTTGAAATGGGTCGTCAGGTCGAGGGAGATGATGGGGATATCGAGGGTCAGGCAGGCGTTCTGAAACGCCTTGTCAGTGAGGGggcggatggcgaggatgtcgtagacggcggcgagggctggTAGCCGGTAGTTGGAAgcggccgggtcggcgaGAGGCAAGGTGGCGCGGTGCAAGACGTGGGGCAGTTTCGTCctggaggccgaggccgaggagtCGTCGACCCCAGGGAGAGAGGGAAATGGAGAGGTGGGATTTGCGGGGAAGGGGAGCTCGACGGTGTGGTTgagggcgacggtggcgtAGCCCAGagacgaggccatggcgagggccTGAAGGAGGCGGTCTTGTGGCGTGGCTGGCGACCACGCTATGTTGAGGTCGTAGAGCATGGTGGCAATGGGCGGGCCACGCGGTGCTTCGCAGCGCGTTGTGCGATATGGGAAGAGGCTATTgtcgggcgccgaggccagtCATGGTAGATCGGAAGCCGTGCCAAGGCCAATCAGGTGCCAACGCGTTACTTTTCACTACCCCAGGGAAGCATTAGAATCCTCGATTGCGACGGGTTAGGGCAGAGGGTCGTTGGTCGCGGGTGGTAGACAAGAGGTGTTGTCGGCTTTGAAGAGCCCGTCGTTGGTGGTCGGTGGTTGAACGAAGCTCGCTTGACGTGGAGTTTTTTTTgcaagctgcagcaggtGACGTGGGGGGTCCCTTGCACAGAACACCCGCGTCGGCAGCTGCATGGGTGAGTGGGGCGCTGGGCCAATGGACGGCacgcaacggcggcgggtggaggCTCCGTTCCAGGGATGCAGCGGGTGGCTGGCAGGTCCTCCCTTCCCTGCTCGGTCGGACCTGCGCCATCTCGGAAAGGAACCTGGAAGGGaaggcggcaggcaggacagcagcagcagcagcagcagcagcagcagcccagaaGCTCTCTGCTGAGGGAAGCTACCGGCAAGGTCGTTCTTCCTGCCCGCGCGGGTATGATGCGATGTGTATGGGAGGGAAGGCGCGTTGCACACGAGACTGCACAGTGCGCAGAAGCAGGCACCCAGAGCTCGGGAAGAGCTCTCCAGCTGCTCTTGTGTAAGTCGAAGCAAGCAGTACCGAGTAGGAGTAGTGCAGTGCTGCACCCGCTACAAGGTCGGTTCCACGGGCTGTGTGGCCTGTGCCGGTAGCAGTACAGTATACCAGCGGGTCCACCAATTCTCCGCACCACCCCGAGTGCGAAATACGCAAACAAGCATAAATCGCAGGTGCTGGCCgattggatggatggcgtcACTggtccctcctccccccgtcgtcctcacGTTTTAGTAGCATCAATGCCTCGTCATCACCTTTGAGCCGGTGCCGCCTCTTGGCTTGCTTCCACGCGCTCGCCCCCCAGTGtccccatcgccgcccttcGCCCTGTTTGCTTACTACCACCATCGTCTCGCATGATTACCTCGCTTTCGCCTcgggtcctcgccgccgctgttggcTGTCCTCCCCGACTCGACTACAGACAGACTTGAGCTCTCCCTCGCTGCGGATCTTGCCAGGTTCCAGTGGCTCTGCCTCGCGCAAACAAGCCGCCCTGCATCACACCATCCACCGCTGCAGTTCATTGAGCCGAGGACTTCATCCCATACAACCCTGCCTCGACCGGCTCGTTCTCGCTCCGCTTgtcccagccgccgccgatttAGTCCCAACCGCTTGGATACACACCACACCCGAATCCTTCATTCAACATCTCCACCGCTTCGACCGCCAGTGTCTCGtgcgtcgcgctcgtcgccgacgtgtTCCGATTCCCCACGAGGCCGCTGCACCATCTGACGGCTCGCATATTGCCGCACGAGGTTCGCGCCAGACGCGCGCCCTAGCCTCGCGGCCCCCGACCTTCATTGTCGCGCTCTGCCGTGAAAATCGCTTCGTAGCGCTGCCGTGCACCCACCCGCACATATCACAACGCCACCACGACAGGCCTTCGCACGCGAAGCTAAGCAGTAGCTTTTCTCACCACCCACcatgttcttcttcttcatctgcGGTGAGCACACCTTCCGCAAGGAGCTCCCTGGTTACGAGGGCATTGTGTGCCAATGCCATCACTGCGGCAACATGTCGGGCCGTGTGCTCAAGAGTAACCCCTGGTTCACCTTCTGCTTCATCGTAAGTACTCGCATAGAGTCACATCCCGCCTTTCCGCGCCACCACTTGACCGCCTCTCACGCTCTCACGCTCTCACGCTCTCACGCTCTCGCGCTCTCCGTTCGCGTCGCGTCCTTGCTCGCGCTTTGTCCCTTCGCGAGAAGCTCACCCACTTTGCTcagcccgcctgcccgcccgctctcACCCCGTTCCTATCTCGAGACCTCGATGGAAGCTAACCCTGCATTGCTGCACAGCCCGTGATTCCCTTCACTATCAAGGGGTACAAGGACGTCACATGCAACATCTGTAGCTTCCAGCAGCCGCTTGAGAACCGCCCCGAtgtcatggccatggccaatggcggacgtggcggcggtggaggccaTCAGCAACAGTACCAGTCCTATCCTCCGCCCCAGCAAGGATGGCCGCAGCagggaccgccgccgccgcagcaacatggtcaacagcagcagtatGGCTAGATTACCAAGGCCCTCCGCAGGTTCCGCCACGACACTATCGTAGGTGGGTTCCTTTTttgggccgtcgtcgcggctCAAGTTCGAGGATCGCCGCGTGAGGCTGATCCTGTCCGAGACTTGCATCGCATGATGACACAGAGGTATCTATGGATCACAGGTGACTGACAGTCGATGTAACACATTTCTTTACTTGCAGTTCTCTGCAGTTTTCCGGAGCCGGATGGTCGCAAGACGCGCGTGACAGCTTGGCGTTCGGGGTACGCATTTGATATCGCAACGAGAGGTTCGCGGGGAGCCCATGATGtacgcccctcccccaacggactggctggcgggaGCGTTGTGGGCTCAGGTTGTTGGGGCACTTGGACATGACCTTGTGTAAGAGCGTGCGCAGATCCGTTCTTGTAATTATAACCCTCCTTGTTTCTCAACCGATCACACGATTCCTGCAAGGCGACATGTTCTCGTTTCGCGAAGCAGGACCCTTGCTTTTGTGCCGCGGCCCTGTCCTATCGTCTTCGCGTCCGCCACGCGCCTTTTAAGTGCCGTCAAGTGCATGGTCTAGGAAGGACTagccagcgccgcgggctgAGGCTCCCATCCGTGACCCAGTTTCGTCATCGTGGCGGGGTGCGTACGCCGACTATGAGCATCATGTGGCTGATTGTCTTGAGAATAGGAACGAATGAGCTGGCAGCTCATCCGGGCTGTTGAGTCGGCCTTGTTCGTGCTGGCCGAGAGCGGGTTTAGGCAGTGCCGAGGCCTCGTGGGCGACATGTCGGGGTGTGTCTTGTCAtccctcgtccatggccggcgaCTTATACGAGTACCGTTCCCGctctcgccgacgccgggtttcggcctcggcgtcttcgtcggcaacggcggAGCCATGGCCCAGGGTCGGGTTGCTCGCGGTAAACGCCCTCGCCTACGTCTGGTCCACGACCGTCATGTGCGAGATGCTGCACGCGCGGTACACGCACGTCAAGGCTGAGGAGCGGGAGCTTCAAGACCTCCTCAGGGGGTTGCGCGGGTGACGGAGGACACGCATATGGCTATGGAAAGTCGCGGCCTTTTGTTATTACTCATGTCTTCACTGTCCTTGCGCGTCGCTTTGGAGTTTGAGTCTGGACTTGGAAAGCGAACGGGCATTGCGGCCCAGGTAATAAATGTCATGtgcgctcgtcggccgctGTTGATGGCACCGCTATATGTTGCATCATGTCGGGCAGCGGTATACATCCGTGCTGGGTATCCCGTATACTCGTCTATCCAAAAGGCGCAAAAGAAGCAACCGGAAAGCAAAACAATCATCGCTCTGCCTCTGGCTTCGTGTCTTGGTGCACCCTCGACCCCGAAGGGCCCGATTCGTCTCCCCTGTGC
This region of Purpureocillium takamizusanense chromosome 9, complete sequence genomic DNA includes:
- a CDS encoding uncharacterized protein (TransMembrane:7 (o12-33i40-60o66-85i106-126o146-164i192-211o223-245i)~EggNog:ENOG503NX6X~COG:S); its protein translation is MGTAYVLDHYYLGITAIVTVAYQLLFFAIAFTFKFDKLTDLAGGSNFAVLAILTLALSGHHHARQLVASLFLIAWAIRLSGFLFFRILRTGSDDRFDDKRDRFFPFLGFWVAQMVWVWAVSLPVTVLNSPAVTAYPQHDFGTGRDIAGVVLFAIGFVMESVSDVQKYRFRQAHDGSAVCDKGFFYVSRHPNYFGEILIQFSIYMIAVSSAADGYVGGQAYKALYATILGPFLLTVLLMFVSGLPLSERPKAKSRYEKGNNWEGYKRWLDRTSVLIPFPPQLYERVPVFLKRTVFLELPMYVFDPAKHSDVKHPKGANENRHDSQDRATTRNRQSGEESLV
- a CDS encoding uncharacterized protein (SECRETED:SignalP(1-19~SECRETED:cutsite=TAA-LG~SECRETED:prob=0.4646)), coding for MRATALHVLIAWFVVQTAALGIQERHFGSLEKRGVLDQLGQLLGLDGLGTNGGNNNNNRGGDGGGRGNRKGNNGGGGNGGGGRNNRGGGNNGGAAPATVTRTIVQTVTVDRAGSGGVAGGGGGGGGNGTAPPANNPVGAPATKPGFEGLRLTTITQTVQGDGAGPTVTETVQGNGQAMTVTITELASTVTQTVTAQCASQPAAPQQPGGQQPPAQQRPNRGSQRTQNTVSNVVHATTNANGNGVGVSTVPIPESEKPTTTFGAGNPPAQQSPTSSPGGEAGPSSQEAAPVAPSPPPSNPQEPPSSSSAAPAEQPSGGGAGSDGAGSPVTSGDGRSTATLVPSVSLGGLPADISAPLESAITTPNAGVIAPAKPVTLSGVSLSSQLDLGPLAQGTPSATSVRR
- the RPP1 gene encoding Ribonuclease P (COG:J~EggNog:ENOG503NZSQ~BUSCO:EOG09264THP); the protein is MLYDLNIAWSPATPQDRLLQALAMASSLGYATVALNHTVELPFPANPTSPFPSLPGVDDSSASASRTKLPHVLHRATLPLADPAASNYRLPALAAVYDILAIRPLTDKAFQNACLTLDIPIISLDLTTHFNFHFRPKPCMAAVSRGVRFEICYAQLLSADSRGRANFIGNVTNLFRATRGRGFIISSEAKTTLGLRGPSDIVNLLSVWGLASERGLEGFRSIPRSVVVNEGMKRNGFRGVIDVVQVATKTASGGVSGDGPESAQNSDVNSAAKPVKNQKRKKGEDGNGQPPSKRQAKKMKLAARSAASK
- a CDS encoding uncharacterized protein (EggNog:ENOG503P5QW) — encoded protein: MFFFFICGEHTFRKELPGYEGIVCQCHHCGNMSGRVLKSNPWFTFCFIPVIPFTIKGYKDVTCNICSFQQPLENRPDVMAMANGGRGGGGGHQQQYQSYPPPQQGWPQQGPPPPQQHGQQQQYG